A DNA window from Arachis duranensis cultivar V14167 chromosome 3, aradu.V14167.gnm2.J7QH, whole genome shotgun sequence contains the following coding sequences:
- the LOC127745600 gene encoding uncharacterized protein LOC127745600, whose translation MVRADASVSIKVLLNAMTAHFGFRPTYRRVWMAKQKAVALIYGDWNESYNELPRWVLGVQLTMPGTVAVLRTSPVRVGGQAFRHCKPLVSIDGTHLYGKYGRTLLIAIAQNGNSNILPVAFTLVEGENAESWAFFLSHLRLHVTPQPGLLVISDRHNGIKAALEALDGGWLPPSAYRAFCIRHVAANFALTFKGKDARRLIVNAAYAKTEVEFDYWFDILRSEDPTMCEWANRIDYSLWTQHCDEGWRFGHMTTNISECVNSILKGVRNLPVSSLVKATYGRLAELFVRKGREAEAQMGTGQQFSQHLAKCIEANLKTARCFTVTLYDRDNSEFTAAETTPIGSFSLGSYRVSLVARTCDCGVYRISSVFSVYRMRFIPPIPEGFWPPYDGPTVIPDPDKRRAREGRPRSTRIRTNMDEADPNRSKRCGLCRQLGHTHRSCPQLSGSSHTGGH comes from the exons ATGGTTAGAGCGGATGCATCCGTCAGCATCAAGGTGCTCCTGAATGCCATGACAGCACACTTTGGGTTTAGGCCGACTTACAGGAGGGTCTGGATGGCAAAGCAGAAGGCTGTTGCCCTCATCTACGGTGACTGGAATGAGTCATACAACGAGCTGCCCAGGTGGGTGTTGGGAGTCCAATTGACGATGCCTGGTACTGTTGCAGTCCTAAGGACTAGCCCCGTTCGAGTTGGAGGACAG GCATTCCGTCATTGCAAGCCGCTAGTCAGCATTGACGGCACCCATCTGTATGGCAAGTACGGGAGAACGTTGCTCATCGCAATTGCACAGAACGGGAACTCCAACATTCTACCTGTTGCATTCACACTAGTAGAGGGTGAGAATGCTGAGTCTTGGGCATTCTTTCTCTCCCACCTTCGTCTGCACGTGACACCGCAGCCGGGTTTGCTGGTTATATCGGACAGGCATAATGGCATCAAGGCTGCGCTTGAGGCTCTTGACGGAGGTTGGTTACCTCCATCTGCATACCGTGCATTCTGCATTCGACACGTAGCTGCCAACTTTGCCCTTACCTTCAAGGGCAAAGACGCACGGAGGCTTATTGTGAATGCGGCGTATGCCAAGACCGAGGTTGAGTTTGATTACTGGTTTGATATTCTGCGGTCTGAAGACCCGACGATGTGTGAGTGGGCAAACCGGATTGATTATTCCTTGTGGACTCAACATTGTGACGAGGGTTGGAGATTCGGTCACATGACGACGAATATCTCCGAGTGTGTGAACTCAATCCTGAAGGGTGTCAGAAACCTACCTGTATCCTCGCTGGTAAAGGCAACATATGGAAGGCTTGCGGAACTTTTTGTTCGCAAGGGGAGAGAGGCTGAGGCCCAGATGGGAACCGGACAACAATTCAGTCAGCACTTGGCCAAGTGTATTGAGGCCAACTTGAAGACAGCGAGGTGCTTCACGGTGACTTTGTATGACAGGGATAATTCCGAGTTCACCGCTGCCGAAACCACTCCGATTGGTTCCTTCTCATTGGGTAGCTACAGAGTATCGCTTGTCGCTCGGACATGTGACTGCGG CGTGTATAGGATTAGTTCGGTATTCAGTGTGTATCGGATGAGATTCATCCCTCCGATTCCAGAGGGTTTCTGGCCACCATACGACGGGCCCACTGTGATACCGGACCCTGACAAGAGGCGTGCGAGAGAGGGTCGTCCGAGGTCCACCAGGATACGAACAAATATGGACGAGGCAGATCCAAACCGTTCAAAGAGATGTGGCCTATGTCGCCAACTCGGACACACACATCGGAGTTGCCCACAGTTGAGTGGATCGTCTCACACTGGGGGCCATTAG
- the LOC127745599 gene encoding uncharacterized protein LOC127745599 has product MASEESFVVLVHHRGSIKRKTCSGVKFTDKDPLCIVVSPSTSYDDLVRSVLMKLGQEGAKRVKKFYYRIPVTVLQDTVKYDCFMISGDEDLQVISGGSNRNTTTLATAASSNSRPALGSSSVPVYQPVVQPVGSPSFAVDLNGSVGDEVGSRENLPDALLGVAPVGVGDGLLGDAEEDDVEPDMIDDDNGDDIGASEPALAVGGSSSGTQQYPPHFSSLDLDAMRQEGVSGHSVGFGARDAEGTAGLTEFQVGQQFQDKDQALLSVKTYSIR; this is encoded by the exons atggctagtgaggagagttttgtTGTTTTGGTTCACCACAGAGGATCCATTAAGAGGAAAACTTGTTCCGGTGTGAAATTCACAGATAAGGATCCTCTCTGTATTGTCGTGAGTCCTTCGACGAGCTATGATGACCTTGTTAGATCTGTGCTGATGAAACTTGGTCAGGAAGGTGCGAAGCGGGTTAAGAAGTTTTACTATCGCATTCCAGTGACGGTCCTCCAGGATACCGTGAAGTATGATTGTTTCATGATCAGTGGTGATGAGGACTTGCAAGTAAT CTCAGGGGGTTCGAACCGGAATACCACCACTTTAGCCACGGCAGCCAGTTCTAATTCTCGGCCTGCCCTTGGTTCTTCCTCCGTCCCTGTGTACCAGCCAGTGGTCCAACCTGTCGGCTCCCCGTCTTTTGCTGTTGATCTCAATGGCAGCGTAGGCGATGAGGTTGGTTCAAGGGAGAATCTGCCAGACGCTTTACTGGGCGTTGCACCAGTTGGCGTTGGAGACGGATTGTTGGGTGATGCAGAGGAGGATGACGTCGAGCCGGATATGATTGACGATGACAACGGCGATGATATTGGAGCGAGTGAGCCTGCATTGGCGGTAGGTGGTTCTAGCTCTGGCACACAGCAGTATCCACCTcatttttcatctttggacttGGATGCCATGAGGCAAGAGGGGGTTTCTGGGCACTCTGTTGGATTCGGAGCTAGAGATGCGGAAGGGACTGCTGGTCTGACAGAGTTCCAGGTTGGTCAGCAATTTCAGGATAAAGATCAGGCCCTGTTAAGTGTGAAGACTTACAGCATCCGATGA